One genomic segment of Aliarcobacter cibarius includes these proteins:
- a CDS encoding HlyD family type I secretion periplasmic adaptor subunit produces MENLNKDNENSNINVIENNEHLIVIKNPKLPKKENKSWEFFYKIKNSIKAIYGLGDDKYNEKEDLDFIYTNYSHANEEASLVSKVIFTIVVGIFAIFLIWATFAEIDELARGGGKVIPTDKVQTVQSLDGGIISEIFIKEGDIVKFDAPLMKIDTTRFQATLEESRQEYLSLLALKARLEKEATVNIDEPLQELVFDEKILQDPSRYDLNEKMLYENRYRELKSSISVLATQESQKIQELKEIESTIKKLKDNLGFIEEQKKTIKQLVERKIKSNIDLLDMEKEYNQTKGDLLTANLSITRSNFAIQEARNKIQERLNTFRSEASNELQKTVSQINRFEAKLVGDKDKVDKTTITSPVDGIVKQLNFNTIGGVIQPGVDLIEIVPLSDALVVEAKIDPKDIAFINPSQKAIIKITAYDFSIYGGLEGKIIEISADSIIDKESKEGKSYYRVLVKTDKNYLERKGKKLPIIPGMVATVDIVTGKKTIMDFILKPILKVKQDSLHER; encoded by the coding sequence ATGGAAAATCTAAATAAAGACAATGAAAATAGTAATATTAATGTTATTGAGAATAACGAACATCTAATAGTTATTAAAAATCCAAAATTACCGAAAAAAGAGAATAAAAGTTGGGAATTCTTTTATAAAATTAAAAATAGTATAAAAGCTATTTATGGTTTAGGTGATGATAAATACAATGAAAAAGAGGATTTAGATTTTATTTATACAAATTATTCTCATGCTAATGAAGAAGCTAGTTTAGTTAGTAAAGTTATTTTTACAATTGTTGTTGGTATTTTTGCTATATTTTTAATTTGGGCAACTTTTGCGGAAATAGATGAATTAGCAAGAGGTGGGGGAAAAGTTATTCCTACAGATAAAGTACAAACGGTTCAATCTTTAGATGGAGGAATTATTTCTGAAATATTTATAAAAGAAGGAGATATTGTAAAATTTGATGCTCCTTTAATGAAAATTGATACAACAAGATTTCAAGCAACATTAGAAGAGAGTAGACAAGAATATTTGTCTTTATTAGCTCTTAAAGCTAGATTAGAAAAAGAGGCAACAGTAAATATTGATGAACCATTGCAAGAATTGGTTTTTGATGAAAAAATTTTACAAGATCCATCGAGATATGATTTGAATGAAAAGATGCTTTATGAAAATCGATATAGAGAGTTAAAATCTTCTATTAGTGTTTTAGCAACTCAAGAGAGTCAAAAAATTCAAGAATTAAAAGAGATTGAAAGTACAATTAAAAAACTAAAAGATAATTTAGGTTTCATTGAAGAACAAAAAAAGACTATAAAGCAATTAGTTGAAAGAAAAATTAAATCAAATATTGATTTATTAGATATGGAAAAAGAATATAACCAAACAAAAGGTGATTTATTGACTGCAAATTTATCTATTACTAGATCAAATTTTGCTATTCAAGAAGCTAGAAATAAAATTCAGGAAAGATTAAATACTTTTAGAAGTGAAGCTTCAAATGAATTACAAAAAACAGTTAGTCAGATAAATAGATTTGAAGCTAAGCTTGTAGGGGATAAAGATAAAGTTGATAAAACAACTATTACATCTCCCGTAGATGGAATTGTAAAACAGTTAAACTTTAATACGATAGGAGGAGTTATTCAGCCGGGAGTTGATTTAATTGAAATAGTTCCTTTAAGTGATGCTTTAGTTGTTGAAGCAAAAATTGATCCTAAAGATATTGCGTTTATAAATCCTAGCCAAAAAGCAATTATTAAGATTACTGCGTATGATTTTTCAATTTATGGAGGATTAGAAGGTAAAATTATTGAGATTTCTGCAGATTCAATAATTGATAAAGAATCAAAAGAAGGTAAAAGCTATTATAGAGTTTTAGTAAAAACTGACAAAAATTATTTAGAAAGAAAAGGTAAAAAACTTCCAATTATTCCTGGAATGGTTGCTACTGTTGATATAGTTACAGGTAAAAAAACTATTATGGATTTTATCTTAAAACCTATATTGAAAGTTAAGCAAGATTCACTTCATGAAAGATAA
- a CDS encoding TolC family protein: MKHKGMRLICLSLFASVSLQASSLKESVEKVLSTNPEVIAEKKNQEAFKKYIDEREAKYLPRLDIDGRLEKSNSDKKYKEQRINNTNSPVNGSEQEDGYNLGIAINQMLYDGDLTPAQVREAKHNDLANTYRTEKNIQNIISETINAYTGLVQYDEMLNLTKSMIQTNEDNLTIAKEKESISGEVLETYETEGKLNFMKEKYLEEKDLKHSRITTFKRFVGEEPTGNECRPKMDLSNIPNNLQDLVEKAVLNNYEIKEQIERIKAQREKIAQADSKFLPNFNLELKALTDNDLSLNENGRENQAFGRINLAWNLFNGGADKAISEQETLFLAEQKQRLDAITNKIVEEIKVNFERYQKNKERIDVLKKYVVSNENIVEVYKSEFESGTRTFVDILDAQTVLYEAKKSLINREYELYRNYYDILASLSILSDTVLSPNNDGCSNSAALGNLFGEPQNTITTNDELKSLLGDVPQQEQVVERPMHYTPAPVVPKQEIIKSENFSTFQEAPSGYYTINITTTEGIDAANGFVSRNALDKNNTYTYPFGPEMASAKVIYGIFKSVKDANAAMDSLPASIKAHNPYIDNISKHQKLYDKYHK, from the coding sequence ATGAAACACAAGGGAATGCGTTTAATTTGCTTATCACTATTTGCAAGTGTAAGCTTGCAGGCATCTAGCTTAAAAGAAAGCGTAGAAAAGGTTCTCTCAACAAATCCTGAGGTTATTGCTGAGAAAAAAAACCAAGAAGCTTTTAAAAAGTATATTGATGAAAGAGAGGCAAAGTATTTACCAAGATTGGATATTGATGGTAGATTAGAGAAAAGTAACTCTGATAAAAAGTATAAAGAACAAAGAATTAATAATACAAATTCTCCAGTAAATGGTTCAGAACAAGAAGATGGTTATAATTTAGGAATTGCTATAAATCAAATGCTTTATGATGGTGATTTGACTCCAGCGCAAGTAAGAGAAGCAAAGCATAACGATTTAGCAAATACTTATAGAACAGAAAAAAATATTCAAAATATTATTTCTGAAACAATTAATGCTTACACTGGATTGGTTCAATATGATGAAATGTTAAATTTAACAAAATCTATGATTCAAACAAATGAAGATAATCTTACAATAGCAAAAGAAAAAGAATCAATAAGTGGAGAAGTTTTAGAAACTTATGAAACAGAAGGAAAACTTAATTTTATGAAAGAAAAGTATCTTGAAGAAAAAGATTTAAAACATTCGAGAATTACAACTTTCAAAAGATTTGTTGGAGAAGAACCTACTGGAAATGAATGTAGACCAAAAATGGATTTATCAAATATTCCAAACAATCTTCAAGACTTAGTAGAAAAAGCTGTTTTAAATAATTATGAAATTAAAGAACAAATAGAGAGAATAAAAGCTCAAAGAGAGAAAATTGCTCAAGCTGATTCTAAATTTTTACCAAATTTTAATTTAGAATTGAAAGCTTTGACGGATAATGATTTATCATTAAATGAAAATGGTAGAGAGAATCAAGCTTTTGGAAGAATAAATTTAGCATGGAATTTATTTAATGGAGGAGCTGATAAAGCTATATCTGAGCAAGAAACACTTTTTTTAGCTGAACAAAAACAAAGGCTAGATGCAATTACTAATAAAATAGTTGAAGAAATTAAAGTAAATTTTGAAAGATATCAAAAAAATAAAGAAAGAATCGATGTTCTAAAAAAATATGTAGTATCTAATGAAAATATTGTTGAGGTTTATAAAAGTGAGTTTGAATCGGGGACTAGAACGTTTGTTGATATTTTAGATGCTCAAACAGTACTTTATGAAGCAAAGAAAAGTTTAATTAATAGAGAGTATGAATTATATAGAAATTATTATGATATTCTAGCTTCTCTTTCAATTTTAAGTGATACTGTTTTATCTCCAAATAATGATGGATGTTCAAATTCAGCAGCATTAGGTAATTTATTTGGTGAGCCACAAAATACTATTACAACAAATGATGAATTAAAGTCTTTATTAGGGGATGTTCCGCAACAAGAACAAGTTGTTGAAAGACCTATGCATTATACGCCTGCACCTGTAGTTCCTAAACAAGAAATTATTAAATCTGAAAATTTTTCAACATTTCAAGAAGCTCCATCTGGATACTATACAATTAATATAACAACAACAGAAGGTATAGATGCTGCAAATGGATTTGTAAGTAGGAATGCTTTAGATAAGAATAATACATACACATATCCTTTTGGACCAGAAATGGCAAGTGCTAAGGTTATATATGGTATATTCAAATCAGTAAAAGATGCAAATGCTGCAATGGATAGTTTACCAGCATCGATTAAAGCGCATAATCCATATATTGATAATATATCAAAACATCAAAAACTTTATGATAAATATCATAAATAA
- a CDS encoding type I secretion system permease/ATPase yields MENKNPKSLDSETLGNLKDRRKVDDLLGCLLFLSKYHNRETSAESLTYGLPIHKTSMNVSMFHQAASRIGFSTRAVSRENLKDITKLALPSVLILNKNRACVLLNYDLKKGVAQVIIPGLSSGETEITVEKLESEYTGEVIIIKPEYNFNNRIEKEVKVENPKDWFWGTLKRNTGIYKQVIVVSLFINLFILATPLFTMNVYDRVLPNNAIETLWALFIGISIVMLFDLVLKVLRSYFLGIAGKRADTIMSNKIFNHLLNIRLDAKPASTGQFVSRIQSFESVREFFTSATIAAIVDLPFVIIFIAVIFFIGGPLAYISIATAVISILLSWYFQKPLKEIIEKSVKEDQIKQTTLIEAVSGLEIIKSVKAQNRMKTHWVNSINKTTHYSDKSHFLSQSITYFTAFLSQFSNIAIVAAGVYLAKEGEITMGAIVASMILNGRVIAPIAQLVGMIIKFDRVMLSLNNLDEVMRMPVEKEDKLYISRPNLKGDIELKDIQFSYKDQNHQTLKNINLKIKQGEKVAILGKIGSGKSTLLKLIMNLYQPTKGSVLIDGLDTRQIDPVDLRHAMGSVPQEPFLFMGTVKDNLTIGEQYVSDEEILRVSKIAGLDEFLGKHEAGYDLLVGERGDGLSGGERQSITLARALISDPGIIILDEPTNSMDRQTEKAFINRLQNIVTDKTLIVVTHKTSLLQLVDRVIIMENGSIIVDGPKDEVFTVKVD; encoded by the coding sequence TTGGAAAATAAAAATCCTAAATCACTTGACAGTGAGACACTTGGAAATTTAAAGGATAGAAGAAAAGTAGATGATCTTTTGGGTTGTCTACTTTTTTTGTCTAAATATCATAATAGGGAAACATCTGCAGAATCTTTAACTTATGGATTACCTATTCATAAAACTTCAATGAATGTTTCTATGTTTCATCAAGCTGCTTCAAGAATTGGTTTTTCAACAAGAGCAGTAAGTAGAGAAAATTTAAAAGATATTACAAAATTAGCTTTACCATCGGTTTTAATATTGAATAAAAATAGAGCTTGTGTTTTATTAAATTATGATTTAAAAAAAGGTGTTGCTCAAGTAATCATTCCAGGTTTAAGTAGTGGAGAAACAGAGATAACTGTGGAAAAGCTTGAATCTGAGTATACAGGTGAAGTAATTATTATTAAGCCAGAATATAATTTTAATAATAGAATAGAAAAAGAAGTTAAAGTTGAAAATCCAAAAGATTGGTTTTGGGGAACTTTAAAAAGAAATACAGGTATTTACAAACAGGTAATTGTAGTTTCTCTTTTTATTAATCTTTTCATTTTAGCTACTCCTTTATTTACAATGAATGTTTATGATAGAGTTCTTCCTAATAATGCAATAGAAACATTATGGGCATTATTCATTGGTATTTCAATTGTAATGTTATTTGATTTAGTTTTAAAAGTTTTAAGAAGTTATTTCCTTGGAATTGCAGGTAAAAGAGCTGATACGATTATGTCAAATAAAATATTTAATCATCTTTTAAATATTAGACTTGATGCAAAACCTGCATCAACAGGACAATTTGTAAGTAGGATTCAATCTTTTGAAAGTGTTAGAGAATTTTTCACAAGTGCTACAATTGCTGCTATTGTAGATTTACCTTTTGTTATTATTTTTATAGCAGTTATATTTTTTATTGGTGGACCATTAGCTTATATTTCGATTGCAACAGCGGTTATTTCGATACTTTTATCTTGGTATTTTCAAAAACCTTTGAAAGAAATTATTGAAAAAAGTGTAAAAGAAGATCAAATAAAGCAGACAACTTTAATTGAAGCAGTTTCTGGATTGGAAATTATAAAAAGTGTGAAAGCTCAAAATAGGATGAAAACACATTGGGTAAACTCTATAAATAAAACTACACATTATTCAGACAAGAGTCATTTTCTATCTCAATCTATAACTTATTTTACTGCTTTTCTATCACAATTCTCAAATATTGCAATTGTTGCTGCTGGGGTATATTTGGCGAAAGAAGGAGAAATTACTATGGGAGCTATAGTGGCTTCTATGATATTAAATGGAAGAGTAATTGCTCCTATTGCACAGCTTGTTGGTATGATTATAAAATTTGATAGAGTAATGTTGTCTTTAAATAATCTTGACGAAGTTATGAGAATGCCTGTTGAAAAAGAGGATAAATTATATATTAGTAGACCAAACTTAAAAGGTGATATTGAATTAAAAGATATTCAATTTTCATATAAAGATCAAAATCATCAAACATTAAAAAATATAAATCTTAAAATAAAACAGGGTGAAAAAGTTGCTATTTTAGGAAAAATTGGTTCAGGAAAATCTACTTTATTGAAGCTAATAATGAATTTATATCAACCAACAAAAGGTTCAGTGTTAATAGATGGTCTTGATACTAGACAAATAGATCCTGTAGATTTAAGACATGCTATGGGAAGTGTTCCTCAAGAACCATTTTTATTTATGGGGACTGTAAAAGATAATCTTACGATTGGTGAACAATATGTTTCAGATGAAGAAATTTTAAGAGTATCAAAAATTGCTGGTCTTGATGAATTTTTAGGAAAGCATGAAGCAGGTTATGACTTACTTGTTGGAGAAAGAGGAGATGGTCTTTCAGGTGGAGAGAGACAATCTATTACTTTAGCAAGAGCTTTAATATCTGATCCAGGAATTATAATTTTAGATGAACCAACTAATTCTATGGATAGGCAAACAGAAAAAGCATTTATAAATAGACTTCAGAATATAGTTACAGATAAAACTTTAATTGTTGTAACTCATAAAACTTCTCTTCTTCAACTTGTTGATAGAGTTATAATTATGGAAAATGGTTCAATAATAGTTGATGGACCAAAAGATGAAGTATTTACAGTAAAAGTGGATTAA
- a CDS encoding transporter substrate-binding domain-containing protein has product MRIVFFLLLLLLNIKANQVDFKISYDPNYAPFSYKQDNVEAGLYIDIWKAWAKHNNYKIEFVDGQLWDDAIHLVKENKVDFFIGTSNYEDWMINSDNFYETKSDFFTLSKNEPITEINNNSVIGLVGKAHINFISTSFPKNSIKVYEDYKYVIEALEKKEIDLVYDDKVAFEYYTVQNNQFHLIKSLNKFVKKTKTEAITNSKRKAEIFNAGFLKIPINELLNIEKKWILNENEQYYQNFKYQINLTSEELEFLKNHKIKVSISNSWEPFTFKSKNNQATGISSEYWELVSKKLNLETENIFFETFNQQIESIKDKRTDLIYSTGETPQRKNFSIFSKEYATFPISIVTKKDENFIENIAFIKDKKIAIGNNFTAHNILKNNLPEIDFIPVNSIKEGLDLVSKNEVYAFVDIKPVLLYNISKYDFDDLKVSGNTGFNFSLKFMIRDDYFILESILNKAISSISYSELNQIITKWDNVQFQKTIDYEIFIKIFLVVLLILLAFVYRTYTLKNLNKILVNKVAEKTKQLKQMNKNLEKLVEKKSQELIQKENILNQQSKMAAMGEMIENIAHQWRQPLSVISTVATAAKLKKDLNILTDNEFYETMNTINNSSQHLSNTIDDFRNFFSNEKEIIVFNIDESINKVLNLVNSKLQNRNIKIIKSESNISILGLKNEFIQVILNIISNAIDAFENKKDDKKFIFIDSKKENNNLILIIKDSAGGIKDDIIDRIFEPYFTTKHKSQGTGIGLYMSLEIVKKHMKGDIFVSNNEYIYNNTKFKGAEFKIVIPTN; this is encoded by the coding sequence ATGAGAATAGTTTTTTTTCTTCTCTTACTTCTTCTAAACATTAAAGCAAATCAAGTTGATTTTAAAATTTCTTATGATCCAAATTATGCGCCATTTTCTTATAAACAAGATAATGTAGAAGCTGGACTTTATATAGATATTTGGAAAGCATGGGCAAAACATAATAATTATAAAATTGAATTTGTAGATGGTCAACTTTGGGATGATGCTATTCACTTAGTAAAAGAAAATAAAGTTGATTTCTTTATAGGTACTAGTAATTACGAAGATTGGATGATTAACTCAGATAATTTTTATGAAACAAAAAGCGATTTTTTTACTTTATCAAAGAATGAACCTATTACAGAAATAAATAATAATTCAGTAATAGGCTTAGTAGGTAAAGCTCACATAAATTTTATTTCTACTAGTTTCCCCAAAAATAGTATTAAAGTTTACGAAGATTATAAATATGTAATTGAAGCTTTAGAAAAAAAAGAGATAGATTTAGTTTATGATGACAAAGTAGCTTTTGAATATTACACTGTTCAAAATAATCAATTTCATTTAATAAAATCTTTAAACAAATTTGTTAAGAAAACAAAAACTGAAGCGATAACTAATAGTAAAAGAAAAGCTGAAATTTTTAATGCTGGATTTTTAAAAATACCAATAAATGAACTTTTAAATATAGAAAAGAAATGGATTTTAAATGAAAATGAACAGTACTATCAAAATTTTAAGTATCAAATAAATCTAACTTCTGAAGAATTAGAATTTCTTAAAAATCATAAAATAAAGGTATCTATTTCAAATTCATGGGAACCTTTTACTTTTAAATCAAAAAACAATCAAGCTACTGGTATCTCATCAGAATATTGGGAATTAGTTTCAAAAAAATTAAATTTGGAAACAGAAAATATTTTTTTTGAAACTTTTAATCAACAAATAGAAAGTATAAAAGATAAAAGAACAGACTTAATTTATAGTACTGGAGAAACTCCTCAAAGAAAAAATTTTTCTATATTTTCAAAAGAATATGCAACTTTTCCTATTTCAATAGTTACAAAAAAAGATGAGAACTTCATAGAGAATATAGCATTTATAAAAGATAAAAAAATTGCAATAGGTAATAACTTTACAGCACATAATATATTAAAAAATAATCTTCCAGAAATAGATTTTATTCCGGTTAATAGTATAAAAGAAGGTTTAGACCTAGTATCAAAAAATGAAGTTTATGCATTTGTTGATATAAAACCTGTATTACTTTATAATATTTCAAAGTATGATTTTGATGATTTAAAGGTATCTGGAAATACAGGTTTTAATTTTAGTCTTAAATTTATGATAAGAGATGATTATTTTATTTTAGAATCTATTTTAAATAAAGCTATATCTTCTATCTCATATAGTGAATTAAATCAAATTATTACAAAATGGGATAATGTACAATTTCAAAAAACTATTGATTATGAAATCTTTATAAAAATATTTTTAGTAGTTTTACTAATTCTATTAGCATTTGTATATAGAACATATACTTTAAAGAATTTGAATAAAATTTTAGTAAATAAAGTTGCAGAAAAAACAAAACAACTAAAACAAATGAATAAAAATCTTGAAAAACTTGTTGAAAAAAAGAGTCAAGAACTCATTCAAAAAGAGAATATTTTAAATCAACAATCAAAAATGGCAGCTATGGGAGAAATGATTGAGAATATTGCTCATCAATGGAGACAACCTCTATCTGTTATTTCAACAGTTGCAACTGCAGCTAAATTAAAAAAAGATTTAAATATATTAACTGATAATGAATTTTATGAAACGATGAATACAATAAATAACTCTTCACAACATTTATCAAATACAATAGATGATTTTAGAAATTTTTTTAGCAATGAAAAAGAAATTATCGTTTTTAATATAGATGAATCTATAAATAAAGTTCTAAACTTAGTAAACAGCAAATTACAAAATCGAAATATTAAAATTATAAAATCAGAAAGTAATATATCTATTCTAGGACTTAAAAATGAGTTTATTCAAGTTATATTAAATATCATAAGTAATGCCATTGATGCGTTTGAAAATAAAAAAGATGATAAAAAATTTATCTTTATAGATTCGAAAAAAGAAAATAACAATCTAATATTAATCATAAAAGATAGTGCTGGCGGAATAAAAGATGATATTATTGACAGAATTTTCGAACCATATTTTACAACAAAACATAAAAGTCAAGGAACAGGTATAGGACTTTATATGTCCTTAGAAATTGTAAAAAAACATATGAAAGGTGATATTTTTGTATCTAACAATGAATACATATACAATAATACAAAATTTAAAGGGGCAGAATTTAAAATAGTAATTCCAACAAATTGA
- a CDS encoding response regulator transcription factor has translation MKNAEHIKILNSLNILYIEDEEKIKENVKSTLKLFCENIFDASNIKEANGLLYKYRIDIIISDINLPDKNGIEFIKELRRIDKKIPIIILSAYTNKDYLLEATKLKLADYLTKPIDFKSLHSALYKCVDEILENSRYIISFNNNIEFNVLHKKLICKEDNKEILLTFKELMLLEYLIKNSNRILSVEELKNYIWGNEYEATESAFKNLLNKLRSKIGKESILNISGVGYRLNY, from the coding sequence TTGAAAAATGCTGAGCATATAAAAATCTTAAACAGTTTAAATATCTTATACATAGAAGATGAAGAAAAAATAAAGGAAAATGTTAAATCAACACTAAAACTTTTTTGTGAAAATATATTTGATGCATCAAATATAAAAGAAGCAAATGGATTATTATATAAATATAGAATAGATATTATTATTTCAGATATAAATCTTCCAGATAAAAATGGTATAGAATTTATAAAAGAATTGAGAAGAATTGATAAAAAAATTCCTATTATAATATTAAGTGCTTATACAAATAAAGATTATTTACTTGAAGCGACAAAATTAAAACTTGCAGATTATCTTACAAAACCAATTGACTTTAAGTCTTTACATTCAGCACTTTATAAATGTGTAGATGAAATTTTAGAGAATTCAAGATATATAATCTCTTTCAATAATAATATTGAATTTAATGTATTACATAAAAAATTAATTTGTAAAGAAGATAACAAAGAAATTTTATTAACTTTTAAAGAATTAATGTTACTAGAATATTTAATAAAAAATTCAAACAGAATTCTGTCAGTTGAAGAATTAAAGAATTATATTTGGGGAAATGAGTACGAGGCAACTGAATCAGCTTTTAAGAATTTATTAAATAAACTTAGAAGTAAAATAGGTAAAGAGTCTATTTTAAATATTTCAGGTGTTGGTTATAGATTAAATTATTAA